One genomic segment of Brevibacillus laterosporus LMG 15441 includes these proteins:
- a CDS encoding Glu/Leu/Phe/Val family dehydrogenase gives MKIFDYMQKYDYEQLVFCQDETSGLKAIIAIHDTTLGPALGGTRMWMYNSEEEAIEDALRLSRGMTYKAAAAGLNLGGGKAVIIGDPRKDKSEELFRAFGRFVQGLNGRYITAEDVGTTVADMDLIYQETNYVTGVSPAFGSGGNPSPVTAYGVYRGMKAAVKRGFGHDDLSGKTIAVQGVGNVAYNLCRYLHEEGANLIVTDINTENVQRAVVDFGAKAVGVNEIFGVECDIFSPCALGAIINDDTIPQFKAKVIAGAANNQLKEERHGDIIQEMGIVYAPDYVINAGGVINVADELHGYNRERAMKKVETIYDNMNRVFEIADRDNIPTYKAADRMAEERIARLARSRKTFLRDPKASLPK, from the coding sequence ATGAAAATCTTTGATTATATGCAAAAATACGATTACGAACAATTGGTGTTTTGTCAGGATGAGACTTCTGGATTAAAAGCAATTATTGCAATTCATGATACAACGCTTGGCCCAGCTTTGGGTGGTACACGGATGTGGATGTATAATTCCGAAGAAGAGGCAATTGAAGATGCACTTCGCTTGTCTCGTGGTATGACGTATAAAGCTGCGGCAGCAGGACTTAATTTGGGCGGAGGAAAAGCGGTTATTATCGGTGATCCTCGTAAAGATAAGAGCGAAGAGTTATTCCGAGCATTCGGGCGTTTTGTCCAAGGCTTGAACGGACGTTATATTACGGCTGAAGATGTAGGAACAACTGTTGCTGATATGGATTTAATTTATCAAGAAACTAACTATGTAACAGGCGTATCACCAGCATTTGGTTCTGGTGGAAATCCTTCTCCTGTAACAGCCTATGGAGTGTATCGCGGGATGAAGGCAGCAGTAAAACGCGGCTTTGGTCATGATGATCTCTCCGGTAAAACAATTGCTGTTCAAGGGGTAGGGAATGTTGCTTACAATTTGTGCCGCTATTTGCATGAAGAAGGCGCAAATCTAATTGTAACGGATATTAACACGGAAAATGTTCAACGTGCGGTTGTGGACTTTGGAGCTAAAGCGGTAGGAGTCAATGAAATCTTCGGCGTTGAGTGCGATATCTTCTCTCCATGTGCATTAGGTGCAATTATCAATGATGACACCATTCCACAATTTAAAGCCAAAGTAATTGCTGGAGCGGCTAATAATCAATTAAAAGAAGAACGTCACGGCGACATTATCCAGGAAATGGGCATCGTCTATGCACCTGATTATGTAATTAACGCTGGTGGTGTCATTAACGTTGCAGATGAATTGCATGGCTACAACCGTGAACGTGCTATGAAGAAGGTAGAGACGATTTACGATAATATGAACCGCGTGTTTGAGATTGCAGATCGCGATAATATTCCTACGTACAAAGCGGCTGATCGCATGGCAGAGGAGCGTATTGCTCGTCTAGCTAGATCACGTAAAACGTTTTTGCGTGATCCAAAAGCAAGCTTACCAAAGTAA